A region of Vigna radiata var. radiata cultivar VC1973A chromosome 10, Vradiata_ver6, whole genome shotgun sequence DNA encodes the following proteins:
- the LOC111242668 gene encoding uncharacterized protein LOC111242668: MDFFSMKSMKAAYLGLIIFLLGCIGIKYEISNTNPFHDSTLSLLVTAVISHLIATAADMAHPNTIIIFYLSGIVACETLLWILIAQLSWFSLVNFFVLLILKILFSHFLSQLLLPYFNCITQLLLRTPPNASDMPNTEQQQHDSQILVKISLHRSSNV, encoded by the coding sequence ATGGATTTCTTCAGCATGAAAAGCATGAAGGCAGCTTACCTTGGTCTCATAATATTTCTGTTAGGATGTATTGGAATCAAGTATGAAATCTCCAATACCAATCCTTTCCATGATtcaaccctttctcttctcGTCACTGCTGTTATTTCCCATCTTATTGCAACAGCAGCTGACATGGCCCACCCAAACAccatcattatattttatttgtcagGAATAGTTGCATGTGAAACACTATTGTGGATTCTCATTGCTCAGCTTTCCTGGTTCTCTCTAGTTAACTTCTTTGTTTTACTAATACTCAAAATCTTGTTCTCTCACTTTCTCAGTCAGCTGCTCCTTCCCTACTTCAACTGCATCACTCAGTTACTTCTCAGAACACCTCCAAATGCTTCTGACATGCCAAATACAGAACAGCAACAACATGACTCCCAG